One Leifsonia shinshuensis DNA window includes the following coding sequences:
- a CDS encoding exosortase/archaeosortase family protein — MSDTPLAPTPSARRTARRRRASVPQLVLAALLTGLAVALVVLLERAVQLEAHLFAQAIPTVLGASAALGEHATITVGAGGPMLFSMSIGLACSIVLLLVPFLLIAAALLATGRISVLRALFAVAIGAVLLEVVNTVRVLVIAALTLGDGVSGFGWGHTLVGSVIVLAGLLLTTAGMLWIAARGRKGQAVTA, encoded by the coding sequence ATGTCAGACACACCACTCGCACCCACCCCATCCGCCCGGCGGACCGCACGCCGCCGCCGGGCCTCCGTCCCGCAGCTCGTCCTGGCGGCGCTGCTCACCGGCCTCGCCGTCGCGCTCGTCGTGCTGCTCGAGCGGGCCGTCCAGCTGGAGGCGCACCTCTTCGCGCAGGCCATCCCGACCGTGCTCGGGGCGTCAGCCGCGCTCGGCGAGCACGCCACCATCACGGTCGGCGCCGGCGGCCCGATGCTCTTCTCGATGAGCATCGGCCTCGCCTGCAGCATCGTCCTGCTGCTCGTGCCGTTCCTGCTCATCGCCGCCGCGCTGCTGGCCACCGGCCGGATCAGCGTGCTGCGCGCCCTGTTCGCCGTCGCAATCGGCGCCGTGCTGCTGGAGGTCGTCAACACCGTCCGCGTCCTCGTCATCGCCGCGCTGACCCTCGGCGACGGCGTCAGCGGGTTCGGCTGGGGCCACACGCTGGTCGGCTCCGTGATCGTGCTGGCCGGCCTGCTGCTGACCACCGCGGGGATGCTCTGGATCGCCGCCCGCGGCCGCAAGGGACAGGCGGTGACCGCGTGA
- a CDS encoding ABC transporter substrate-binding protein, whose amino-acid sequence MKAARLSVIAGVALAGLALAGCTGGGSGGSGGGDANANLDSKGPITYVQGKDNSNVVRPLIDKWNAAHPSEKVTFKEQTDQADQQHDDLVQHFQAKDPNYDVVDVDVVWTGEFAAKGWLQPLTGNFKMDNSKLLAPTVKSGTYNGTQYAAPQTSDGGILYYRKDLVSSPPKTWDEMLKDCDVAKAKGIGCYAGQFAQYEGLTVNVAEAINTNGGTIVGDDGKTVTVDSSQANAGLTRLVDGFKNGQIPAEAITYQEEQGRQAFEAGKLMFLRNWPYVYNLAKTDGSSTVKDTFGIAPLPGVTADKPGVSSLGGHNAAISVYSKHKATAFAFLQFLQSEETQKFFVTQGSLAPVLSSLYDDAGLNSQLPYLSTLKTSIENAVPRPVSPFYPAITKAVQDNAYAALKGDKSVDQALKDMSAAIKTASSGQ is encoded by the coding sequence ATGAAAGCAGCACGTCTCTCCGTGATCGCAGGAGTCGCCCTCGCCGGCCTCGCACTTGCGGGATGCACCGGCGGCGGTTCAGGAGGCAGCGGGGGCGGAGACGCCAACGCGAACCTCGACAGCAAGGGCCCCATCACCTACGTGCAGGGCAAGGACAACTCCAACGTCGTCCGCCCCCTGATCGACAAGTGGAACGCAGCACACCCCAGCGAGAAGGTCACCTTCAAGGAGCAGACCGACCAGGCCGACCAGCAGCACGACGACCTCGTGCAGCACTTCCAGGCGAAGGACCCGAACTACGACGTGGTCGATGTCGACGTCGTGTGGACCGGTGAGTTCGCCGCGAAGGGCTGGCTCCAGCCGCTGACCGGCAACTTCAAGATGGACAACTCGAAGCTGCTGGCTCCGACGGTCAAGTCGGGAACCTACAACGGCACGCAGTACGCGGCGCCGCAGACCTCCGACGGCGGCATCCTGTACTACCGCAAGGACCTGGTCTCCAGCCCGCCCAAGACGTGGGATGAGATGCTCAAGGACTGCGACGTCGCCAAGGCGAAGGGCATCGGCTGCTACGCCGGTCAGTTCGCCCAGTACGAGGGCCTGACGGTGAACGTGGCCGAGGCCATCAACACCAACGGCGGCACCATCGTCGGCGACGACGGCAAGACCGTCACCGTCGACAGCTCGCAGGCCAACGCGGGTCTGACCCGCCTGGTGGACGGCTTCAAGAACGGCCAGATCCCGGCCGAGGCCATCACCTACCAGGAGGAGCAGGGCCGCCAGGCGTTCGAGGCCGGCAAGCTGATGTTCCTGCGCAACTGGCCGTACGTCTACAACCTGGCCAAGACCGACGGCTCGTCGACGGTGAAGGACACCTTCGGCATCGCCCCGCTGCCGGGTGTGACCGCTGACAAGCCGGGCGTCTCCAGCCTGGGCGGTCACAACGCCGCCATCAGCGTCTACAGCAAGCACAAGGCGACCGCGTTCGCGTTCCTGCAGTTCCTGCAGAGCGAAGAGACCCAGAAGTTCTTCGTGACGCAGGGCTCGCTCGCACCGGTCCTCAGCTCGCTGTACGACGACGCCGGCCTGAACAGCCAGCTGCCCTACCTGTCCACCCTGAAGACGTCGATCGAGAACGCGGTCCCGCGTCCCGTCTCGCCGTTCTACCCGGCCATCACCAAGGCCGTTCAGGACAACGCCTACGCCGCCCTGAAGGGC
- a CDS encoding helix-turn-helix transcriptional regulator produces the protein MPESTIDAALTLLAQGRDVLLVGDDGSGKTWCLGQLAGALRTRGNDAVLVSARSGSAADPLAPFATTTVPVGAPAGAADGAAVERLVAAFADELSGPRSRVLVDDLDVLEAPAVAVLRAVLDRSGARLVATAGRCSVAIGGAQRPFAWLLAERAPADVAVPPLSFEAMSRFVAARLRGRPDAELVVSLSAHSGSNPRVAAALVDVAVATGAVGQRDGLWSEVGSLEEASAASVVHALTGRLSPEEQSALELLAWAGPLPPRELDRLVDPAVLLSLNQRGRLSWSYAEVGHDARVSPPALSRGLREQLTPERRYRLVETVERTFGADFVPDRAASSIDPFVVSGLDSDDYWRWSAEFAGQVKERVAVREAAARALWLELPTVENACAYFRTLTVQRPGETLGRIFADTVLGDRDSVTARLQFSLYELQWRIWSGEGDGIPAWLDGLGARLGAKASFVRKVYETIHLHTDKVPLTPELIARLSEPGTSDYENTWATLLGVALLLESGNPEDALERIDTRSGLVEGTIASIHVDFLRTEALLALGRLEDAEEWSRRCAEHAYDQLSPLGFQFHALGVAQTLVQRGRLEAGWRALSTGLRLGSGGPFAIPQPPLLLLGAIIQAQFGDLELARALMAEGERASTLHLPPHPSRVELAHAAIRRAEGDLAGSDTLLWEVGAAEAALGHLATACMFWADLTEVTAEQAVEIAAVMDRIDSPLHHAVFDVKVAMGSGDEQRIATALDRSGELISPQLAAAAVEAIDRLRAASGREPLDDGARTALIGDHRHRFDQDRGGELLSDREREVAILAKAGLSNRDIAHRLFVSVRTVENHMHRLLKKLGYANRRQLRDEWNPDL, from the coding sequence ATGCCGGAATCCACGATCGACGCCGCGCTGACCCTGCTCGCGCAGGGCAGGGACGTCCTCCTCGTCGGCGACGACGGGTCGGGCAAGACCTGGTGCCTGGGCCAGCTCGCCGGCGCGCTGCGCACGCGCGGGAACGACGCGGTCCTGGTGTCCGCCCGCTCCGGGTCGGCCGCCGACCCGCTCGCGCCCTTCGCGACCACGACGGTCCCGGTGGGAGCACCGGCCGGCGCCGCGGACGGCGCGGCGGTGGAGCGCCTCGTCGCCGCGTTCGCCGACGAGCTGAGCGGGCCGCGGAGCCGGGTCCTGGTCGATGACCTGGACGTCCTGGAGGCGCCGGCCGTCGCGGTGCTGCGCGCCGTCCTCGACCGCTCCGGCGCCCGGCTGGTGGCGACGGCGGGGCGCTGCAGCGTCGCGATCGGGGGAGCGCAGCGTCCCTTCGCCTGGCTGCTCGCCGAGCGCGCGCCCGCTGACGTGGCCGTCCCCCCGCTGTCGTTCGAGGCGATGTCCCGGTTCGTCGCGGCCCGGCTGCGTGGCCGGCCGGACGCCGAGCTGGTCGTCTCGCTCAGCGCGCACTCCGGCAGCAACCCGCGCGTCGCCGCCGCACTGGTCGACGTCGCGGTCGCCACCGGCGCCGTCGGGCAGCGCGACGGGCTCTGGTCGGAAGTGGGATCGCTCGAGGAGGCGTCGGCCGCCTCCGTCGTCCACGCCCTCACCGGGCGGCTCAGCCCCGAGGAGCAGAGCGCCCTCGAGCTGCTCGCCTGGGCCGGCCCGCTGCCCCCGCGCGAGCTCGACCGGCTCGTGGACCCCGCGGTCCTGCTGAGCCTGAACCAGCGCGGGCGGCTGTCCTGGAGCTACGCGGAGGTCGGCCACGACGCCAGGGTCAGCCCTCCCGCGCTGTCCCGCGGCCTGCGCGAGCAGCTCACGCCCGAGCGCCGCTATCGCCTGGTCGAGACCGTGGAGCGCACCTTCGGCGCCGACTTCGTGCCCGACCGTGCGGCGAGCTCGATCGACCCGTTCGTGGTGAGCGGGCTGGACAGCGACGACTACTGGCGCTGGTCGGCGGAGTTCGCCGGCCAGGTGAAGGAGCGGGTGGCCGTGCGCGAGGCGGCGGCCCGCGCGCTGTGGCTCGAGCTCCCCACGGTGGAGAACGCCTGCGCGTACTTCCGGACGCTGACGGTCCAGCGGCCCGGCGAGACGCTGGGGCGGATCTTCGCGGACACGGTCCTCGGCGACAGGGACTCGGTCACCGCCCGCCTCCAGTTCTCCCTGTACGAGCTGCAGTGGCGGATCTGGAGCGGCGAGGGCGACGGGATCCCGGCGTGGCTGGACGGCCTCGGCGCGCGCCTCGGCGCGAAGGCCTCGTTCGTCCGCAAGGTGTACGAGACCATCCACCTCCACACCGACAAGGTCCCGCTCACGCCCGAGCTCATCGCGCGGCTGAGCGAGCCGGGGACGAGCGACTACGAGAACACCTGGGCGACCCTCCTCGGCGTCGCGCTGCTGCTGGAGTCCGGCAACCCGGAGGACGCGCTCGAGCGGATCGACACCCGCAGCGGGCTGGTCGAGGGCACGATCGCGTCGATCCACGTCGACTTCCTCCGCACGGAGGCCCTGCTCGCCCTCGGCCGGCTGGAGGACGCGGAGGAGTGGTCCCGGCGCTGCGCCGAGCACGCCTACGACCAGCTCAGCCCGCTCGGCTTCCAGTTCCACGCCCTCGGCGTCGCGCAGACGCTGGTCCAGCGCGGCCGCCTCGAGGCGGGCTGGCGCGCGCTGAGCACCGGGCTGCGGCTCGGCAGCGGTGGCCCGTTCGCCATCCCGCAGCCCCCGCTGCTGCTGCTCGGCGCGATCATCCAGGCGCAGTTCGGCGACCTGGAGCTGGCCAGGGCGCTGATGGCGGAGGGCGAGCGGGCGAGCACCCTGCACCTCCCGCCTCACCCCTCGCGGGTCGAGCTGGCGCACGCCGCGATCCGCAGGGCGGAGGGCGACCTCGCCGGGAGCGACACCCTGCTCTGGGAGGTCGGAGCGGCGGAGGCGGCGCTCGGCCACCTGGCGACGGCGTGCATGTTCTGGGCCGACCTGACGGAGGTCACGGCGGAGCAGGCGGTCGAGATCGCCGCGGTGATGGACCGCATCGACAGCCCGCTCCACCACGCGGTCTTCGACGTGAAGGTGGCGATGGGGTCGGGCGACGAGCAGCGGATCGCGACCGCGCTGGACCGCTCGGGCGAGCTGATCTCCCCGCAGCTGGCGGCCGCGGCCGTGGAGGCGATCGACCGGCTGCGCGCCGCCTCCGGCCGGGAACCCCTGGACGACGGGGCGCGCACCGCCCTGATCGGGGACCATCGGCACCGCTTCGACCAGGACAGGGGCGGCGAGCTCCTCTCGGACCGGGAGCGGGAGGTCGCCATCCTCGCGAAGGCCGGGCTCAGCAACCGCGACATCGCGCACCGGCTGTTCGTGAGCGTCCGCACGGTCGAGAACCACATGCACCGCCTCCTGAAGAAGCTGGGCTACGCCAACCGCCGGCAGCTCCGCGACGAGTGGAACCCCGACCTGTAG